From Lepisosteus oculatus isolate fLepOcu1 chromosome 8, fLepOcu1.hap2, whole genome shotgun sequence, one genomic window encodes:
- the ccnk gene encoding cyclin-K produces MKENKENSTPGTPGANLDHIKPCWYWDKKDLAHTPSQSEGLDPATEARYRREGARFIFDVGTRLGLHYDTLATGIIYFHRFYMFHSFKQFPRYVTGACCLFLAGKVEETPKKCKDIIKTARSLLNDVQFAQFGDDPKEEVMVLERILLQTIKFDLQVEHPYQFLLRYAKQLKGDKNKLQKLVQMAWTFVNDSLCTMLSLQWEPEIIAVAVMYLAGRLCKFEIQEWTSKQTYRKWWEQFVQDVPVELLEDICHQILDLYSQGKQQIPQQPQAQEKEKVLPPVPPQPPVPPPQAQPQPQSSGPTPPAQPPPKKASPQASPPRQLKRQHVVSPKDEPKAPEQVGSKIPRLETPMPPLPSVQPPPERKPPPAAPAPAPEADLAAASDAVELPKAPVPPPPHQAPVHQPPPLPHRPPPPPPSSYIMGMSTSSSYMSGEGYQSLQSMMKTEGPSYSTMPPSYGPPIQYHPHVYPPNPPPPVPPPPATYPPPNLPPPSPAYPPPGYNHSYPPPPRMPPGHGVPPPGMPIPPTSYPPPPGPPGGQTQVPPPLPPPGMPPVSGMNRGGWMR; encoded by the exons atgaaggAAAATAAGGAGAATTCAACTCCCGGTACGCCTGGTGCAAACCTGGACCACATCAAGCCATGCTGGTACTGGGACAAGAAGGACCTGGCGCACACCCCCTCCCAGTCTGAGGGGCTGGACCCAGCCACCGAGGCCCGGTACCGGCGAGAGGGAGCCCGGTTCATATTCGACGTGGGGACGCGCCTGGGGCT GCACTATGACACACTGGCGACTGGGATCATCTATTTTCACCGCTTCTACATGTTCCATTCTTTCAAACAGTTCCCTAGATAC GTCACGGGAGCCTGTTGTCTGTTTCTTGCGGGCAAAGTGGAGGAGACCCCGAAGAAGTGCAAAGACATCATTAAAACCGCTCGCAGCTTATTGAATGATGTGCAGTTTGCACAGTTCGGAGACGACCCAAAG GAGGAAGTCATGGTGCTGGAAAGAATATTATTACAGACCATAAAATTTGACTTGCAAGTGGAGCATCCATATCAGTTTCTTCTTCGCTATGCGAAACAGCTGAAAG gTGATAAGAATAAACTACAGAAGTTGGTGCAGATGGCCTGGACATTTGTCAATGAcag TTTGTGCACCATGTTGTCCTTGCAGTGGGAGCCGGAGATCATTGCAGTGGCTGTGATGTACCTGGCAGGTCGGCTGTGCAAGTTTGAGATCCAGGAGTGGACATCCAAGCAGACATACCGCAAGTGGTGGGAGCAGTTTGTGCAGGACGTTCCAGTTGAACTGCTGGAAG ATATTTGCCACCAGATCCTGGATCTTTACTCCCAGGGGAAGCAGCAGATCCCACAGCAGCCGCAGGCGCAGGAGAAGGAGAAAGTGCTGCCCCCTGTGCCGCCACAGCCCCCTGTGCCACCGCCCCAGgcccagccccagccccagaGCTCCGGGCCCACCCCACCTGCACAGCCTCCGCCCAAGAAGGCTTCTCCGCAGGCCAGCCCACCCCGGCAGCTCAAAAGGCAGCAT gttGTATCTCCAAAAGATGAACCCAAGGCACCAG AGCAAGTTGGGTCTAAAATCCCACGCTTGGAAACTCCAATGCCACCTCTCCCAAGtgtacagcccccacctg AGCGGAAGCCTCCTCCCGCCGCACCCGCGCCGGCACCGGAGGCCGACTTGGCCGCCGCCAGCGACGCGGTGGAGCTGCCGAAGGCGCCggtgccgccgccgccgcaccAGGCTCCCGTTCACCAGCCGCCGCCGCTGCCACACCGCCCGCCGCCCCCGCCGCCCTCCAGCTACATCATGGGCATGTCCACGTCCAGCTCCTACATGTCCGGCGAGGGCTACCAGAGCCTGCAGTCCATGATGAAGACGGAGGGGCCGTCCTACAGCACGATGCCCCCGTCCTACGGGCCCCCAATCCAGTACCACCCGCACGTCTACCCCCCCAACCCCCCGCCTCCTGTGCCACCCCCTCCTGCTACTTATCCTCCCCCTAATCTCCCCCCTCCGTCCCCCGCCTACCCGCCTCCTGGCTACAATCACAGCTACCCGCCCCCTCCGCGGATGCCCCCCGGCCATGGGGTGCCACCTCCAGGGATGCCCATCCCCCCCACCAGCTACCCTCCGCCGCCGGGGCCCCCCGGTGGGCAGACGCAGGTGCCCCCCCCGCTGCCCCCGCCCGGCATGCCACCCGTCTCCGGGATGAACAGAGGAGGCTGGATGAGATGA